A window of the Bradyrhizobium ottawaense genome harbors these coding sequences:
- a CDS encoding PAS domain-containing sensor histidine kinase, with translation MSGVVAAMRRNLLSCTSLARHGLLALAAALSAASEPAFAGDLTVEQAISVWFNFNHQEVAVLTTALALVGFSVVAAILLMHTRVRATRTELGLRANIAGLQDQADRLRALLFAEPQILIAWAAGENRPQISGDTSLLISPDAAQNSPQRILAFGTWLPPEPALQMDHAVDALREAGEGFLLNLSTSNGRAIEAMGRAIGGQAIVRIRELGGLRRELAESNLRYKTLQEETELLRDFAAAAPWPIWAKSTEGNLRYANTAYVRATEGASVADAIQRNLELLETEQRSDMSRTLNGNSTFNARLPIVVGGERRIYDVQAVKLAGGSAGIAIDASEATSLRAAMDRMAEAHRRTLDQLSSGVAVFDGQRRLAFYNESYRRLWGLDQAFLDANPDDSSVLDRLRAARKLPEQPDFRAWKAKLHEAYRAVEPETYTWFLPDGRAVSVVTTPNLEGGVTYLFDNVTESLDLARRFDRLTRVQHETLDNLVEAVAVFGSNGRVELFNPAFAKMWKLSAESLKEQPHIETVEAWCKPLFDDLVAWRTLREAITAIDNRAQVALKLERKDGSVLDCMTMPLPDGATMLTFQDISDTENVERALRERNEALEAADQMKVDFVHHVSYELRAPLTTIIGFAHFLSDPSTGPLTAKQAEYLDYVTKSTNALLALTNNILDLATIDAGAMKLELGPVNIEKAIRDAAEGIQDRLATDRIELKVDIDPSIGVFIGDERRVVQVLYNLLANAVGFSPHDAAVTISAQRSEHRVTFTVTDSGPGIPPDVKDKVFDWFESHSNGSRHRGAGLGLSLVRSFVELHGGKVRVDSAVGQGTAVSCDFPIDQNAHRNAAE, from the coding sequence ATGTCGGGCGTAGTCGCGGCGATGCGTCGAAACCTGCTGTCGTGCACCTCACTGGCGCGCCACGGCCTGCTCGCGCTCGCCGCCGCGCTGTCGGCCGCATCGGAACCCGCCTTTGCCGGCGATTTGACCGTGGAACAGGCGATTTCGGTCTGGTTCAACTTCAATCATCAGGAAGTCGCGGTGCTGACGACGGCGCTGGCGCTCGTTGGCTTTTCCGTGGTGGCGGCGATCCTGTTGATGCACACCCGCGTTCGGGCCACCCGCACCGAACTCGGCCTGCGCGCCAACATCGCTGGATTGCAGGATCAGGCCGACCGGCTGCGCGCGCTGCTGTTCGCCGAGCCGCAAATCCTGATTGCCTGGGCCGCGGGCGAAAACCGGCCACAGATCTCTGGCGACACCTCGCTATTGATCTCGCCCGACGCCGCGCAAAATTCGCCGCAGCGTATTCTCGCTTTTGGAACCTGGCTGCCGCCGGAACCGGCGTTGCAAATGGACCATGCGGTCGACGCGCTGCGCGAGGCCGGCGAAGGCTTCCTGCTCAACCTCTCCACCTCCAACGGCCGCGCGATCGAGGCCATGGGCCGCGCCATCGGCGGACAAGCCATTGTCAGGATTCGTGAACTCGGCGGACTGCGCCGCGAACTCGCCGAATCAAACCTCCGCTACAAGACGCTGCAGGAAGAAACCGAGCTGTTGCGCGACTTCGCCGCCGCCGCGCCCTGGCCGATCTGGGCCAAGAGCACGGAAGGCAACCTTCGCTACGCCAATACGGCCTATGTGCGGGCCACCGAGGGGGCCAGCGTCGCCGACGCGATCCAGCGCAACCTCGAACTGCTCGAAACCGAGCAGCGCAGCGACATGAGCCGGACGCTGAACGGCAATTCCACTTTCAACGCGCGGCTGCCGATCGTGGTCGGCGGCGAGCGGCGCATCTACGATGTCCAGGCCGTGAAGCTGGCCGGCGGCAGCGCCGGCATCGCGATCGACGCCAGTGAGGCGACCTCGCTCCGCGCCGCCATGGACCGGATGGCGGAAGCGCATCGCCGCACCCTCGACCAATTATCGTCCGGCGTGGCTGTTTTCGACGGCCAGCGGCGGCTCGCTTTCTACAACGAATCCTACCGGCGGCTGTGGGGCCTCGATCAGGCATTTCTCGACGCCAACCCCGACGATTCCAGCGTGCTCGACCGGCTGCGCGCCGCGCGCAAACTGCCGGAGCAGCCGGACTTCCGGGCCTGGAAGGCGAAACTGCACGAGGCCTATCGCGCCGTCGAACCCGAAACCTACACCTGGTTCCTGCCGGACGGCCGCGCGGTCAGCGTCGTCACCACGCCGAACCTCGAAGGCGGCGTCACCTATCTGTTCGACAATGTCACCGAAAGCCTCGATCTGGCGCGCCGGTTCGACCGGCTGACCAGGGTCCAGCACGAAACGCTCGACAATCTCGTCGAAGCGGTGGCCGTGTTCGGCAGCAACGGCCGCGTGGAATTGTTCAATCCCGCCTTCGCGAAGATGTGGAAACTGTCCGCTGAATCGCTCAAGGAACAGCCCCACATCGAGACCGTCGAAGCCTGGTGCAAGCCGCTGTTCGACGACCTTGTGGCGTGGCGAACGCTGCGCGAGGCGATCACCGCGATCGACAACCGCGCTCAGGTGGCGCTGAAGCTCGAGCGCAAGGACGGCAGCGTGCTCGACTGCATGACCATGCCGCTGCCCGACGGCGCGACCATGCTGACCTTCCAGGATATCAGCGACACCGAGAACGTCGAACGGGCGCTGCGCGAGCGCAACGAGGCGCTCGAGGCCGCCGACCAGATGAAGGTCGATTTCGTCCACCACGTCTCCTACGAATTGCGCGCGCCGCTCACCACCATCATCGGTTTCGCGCATTTCCTCAGCGACCCCTCGACCGGCCCGCTGACGGCAAAGCAGGCCGAATATCTCGACTACGTCACCAAATCGACCAATGCGCTGCTGGCACTGACCAACAACATTCTCGATCTCGCCACCATCGATGCCGGCGCCATGAAGCTTGAGCTCGGCCCGGTCAATATCGAGAAGGCGATCCGCGATGCCGCCGAAGGCATCCAGGACCGGCTCGCGACCGATCGCATCGAGCTCAAGGTCGACATCGACCCCAGTATCGGCGTCTTCATTGGCGACGAACGCCGCGTCGTGCAGGTGCTCTACAACCTGCTCGCCAATGCGGTCGGCTTCTCGCCGCATGATGCAGCCGTCACGATCAGCGCGCAGCGAAGCGAGCATCGGGTGACCTTCACCGTCACCGATTCCGGCCCCGGCATTCCGCCCGACGTGAAAGACAAGGTGTTCGACTGGTTCGAGAGCCATTCCAACGGCTCGCGCCACCGCGGCGCCGGCCTCGGCCTGTCGCTGGTGCGCTCTTTTGTCGAACTGCATGGCGGCAAGGTACGGGTCGATTCGGCGGTCGGCCAGGGCACGGCGGTTTCCTGCGACTTCCCGATCGATCAGAACGCCCATCGCAACGCCGCCGAATGA
- the dut gene encoding dUTP diphosphatase, with translation MSATVKVDIRQLPHGEGLALPAYQSADAAGLDLLAAVPAETPLILSPGKYTMVPTGLVIALPRGFEAQVRPRSGLAAKHGVTVLNSPGTVDADYRGEINVLLINHGDAPFPIRRGERIAQMVIAPVTQAQLVTAATLSETDRGSGGFGSTGR, from the coding sequence GTGAGCGCAACGGTCAAGGTCGACATCCGCCAACTGCCGCACGGCGAAGGTCTCGCATTACCGGCCTATCAGAGCGCCGACGCCGCCGGGCTCGATCTGCTGGCTGCCGTGCCGGCCGAAACACCCCTGATCCTGTCACCGGGAAAATACACGATGGTGCCGACCGGGCTTGTGATCGCGCTGCCACGCGGCTTCGAGGCGCAGGTGCGGCCACGCTCCGGGCTTGCCGCCAAGCATGGCGTTACGGTGCTCAATTCGCCCGGCACGGTGGATGCCGATTATCGCGGCGAAATCAACGTGCTGCTGATCAACCACGGCGATGCGCCGTTCCCGATCAGGCGCGGCGAGCGCATCGCGCAAATGGTGATCGCGCCGGTGACCCAGGCGCAGCTTGTCACCGCTGCCACGCTTTCGGAAACCGACCGCGGCAGCGGCGGGTTCGGTTCCACCGGACGCTGA